From one Streptomyces sp. R41 genomic stretch:
- a CDS encoding MFS transporter, protein MSRTAFKAPGDAHANRWKALVFIALAQLMVVLDTTIVNIALPSAQQDLGISDGDRQWVVTAYALAFGGLLLFGGRVGDLWGRKRAFVIGLIGFAAASALGGAATTGAMMFGARALQGVFGALLAPAALSLLAVMFTDAKERAKAFGIYGAIAGGGSAVGFILGGVLTQYLDWRWTFFVNVPFAIAAAAGAYFVVREPEGGRNHSPLDIPGVVLSTLGLVSLVYGFTRAESDGWGDTTTISLFVVSVVLLLTFVFTEAKVKAPLLPLRVVTDRNRGGVYLSLGIAVIAMFGTFLFLTYYLQVVKGYSPVKSGFCFLPMVAGMMVGSTQIGTRLVTRVPPRFLMGPGFLVAMAGMLLLAQLEVSSSYASTVLPALVLLGLGMGTTFTPAMSLPTLGIEPRDAGVASAMINTSQQVGGAIGTALLNTIAASATTSYVKDHIADAATEPQWQLVQLQGVVHGYANAIWFAVGMLVIATLIVLALVNAGRAGSEGVEDEVAVPVVAH, encoded by the coding sequence ATGTCTCGAACAGCTTTCAAGGCTCCCGGTGACGCGCACGCCAACCGCTGGAAAGCGCTCGTCTTCATCGCGCTCGCCCAGCTGATGGTCGTCCTCGACACCACCATCGTGAACATCGCCCTGCCTTCCGCCCAGCAGGATCTGGGCATCTCCGACGGTGACCGGCAGTGGGTCGTCACGGCATATGCCCTGGCCTTCGGCGGTCTGCTCCTGTTCGGTGGCCGGGTGGGCGACCTGTGGGGCCGCAAGCGCGCCTTCGTCATAGGCCTGATCGGTTTCGCCGCCGCCTCCGCGCTCGGCGGCGCGGCGACCACCGGCGCGATGATGTTCGGCGCCCGCGCCCTCCAAGGCGTCTTCGGCGCCCTGCTCGCCCCGGCCGCGCTCTCGCTGCTCGCCGTGATGTTCACGGACGCCAAGGAGCGCGCCAAGGCGTTCGGCATCTACGGCGCCATCGCCGGTGGCGGCAGCGCCGTCGGCTTCATCCTCGGAGGTGTGCTCACCCAGTACCTGGACTGGCGCTGGACGTTCTTCGTCAACGTCCCGTTCGCGATCGCCGCGGCGGCCGGCGCCTACTTCGTCGTCCGTGAGCCCGAGGGCGGCCGCAACCACTCGCCGCTCGACATCCCCGGCGTCGTCCTGTCCACCCTGGGCCTGGTCTCGCTGGTCTACGGCTTCACCCGTGCCGAGTCCGACGGCTGGGGCGACACCACGACCATCTCCCTGTTCGTCGTGTCGGTGGTCCTGCTGCTTACCTTCGTTTTCACCGAGGCCAAGGTCAAGGCACCGCTGCTGCCCCTGCGCGTGGTCACCGACCGCAACCGCGGTGGCGTCTACCTCTCCCTCGGTATCGCGGTCATCGCGATGTTCGGCACTTTCCTGTTCCTGACGTACTACCTGCAGGTCGTGAAGGGCTACTCGCCGGTCAAGAGCGGGTTCTGCTTCCTGCCGATGGTGGCGGGCATGATGGTCGGCTCGACCCAGATCGGCACGCGTCTGGTGACCCGCGTCCCGCCCCGGTTCCTGATGGGCCCCGGCTTCCTGGTGGCCATGGCTGGCATGCTCCTGCTGGCGCAGCTGGAGGTCAGCTCGTCGTACGCCTCGACCGTCCTGCCAGCGCTGGTGCTGCTGGGTCTCGGTATGGGTACGACGTTCACGCCCGCCATGTCCCTGCCCACCCTGGGCATCGAGCCCCGGGACGCCGGTGTCGCCTCCGCGATGATCAACACCTCGCAGCAGGTGGGTGGCGCGATCGGCACGGCCCTGCTGAACACGATCGCCGCCTCCGCGACGACCTCGTACGTCAAGGACCACATCGCCGACGCCGCGACGGAGCCGCAGTGGCAGCTGGTCCAGCTGCAGGGTGTGGTGCACGGCTACGCCAACGCCATCTGGTTCGCCGTCGGCATGCTGGTGATCGCCACGCTGATCGTCCTGGCCCTGGTCAACGCCGGACGCGCGGGCAGTGAGGGCGTCGAGGACGAGGTGGCGGTGCCGGTGGTTGCCCACTGA
- a CDS encoding RNA polymerase sigma factor has product MQGFRFSVGRLPDEALLAGLATGDPELAVTFVRRFQHTVFGVAIAVIGDPQLAEDIAQQTFERAWRHAQMYDSRRGSVTTWLTTIAHNLAIDAVRSRRPEPVAPEDLDAILGIVSETPEQHALADEASSRLRAAVAELPREQGRALVMAGIYGMTAQQIADWEKIPLGTAKTRIRTAMGKLRTTLASPKRGNDVQ; this is encoded by the coding sequence ATGCAAGGGTTCCGGTTTTCGGTGGGCCGCCTTCCGGACGAGGCTCTGCTGGCCGGACTGGCCACCGGTGACCCGGAGCTCGCCGTCACCTTCGTAAGAAGGTTCCAGCACACGGTCTTCGGTGTCGCCATCGCCGTCATCGGGGATCCGCAGCTCGCCGAGGACATCGCCCAGCAGACGTTCGAGCGTGCATGGCGTCATGCGCAGATGTACGACTCGCGCCGCGGCTCGGTGACGACCTGGCTGACGACCATCGCCCACAACCTCGCCATCGACGCCGTCCGTTCGCGGCGGCCGGAGCCGGTGGCGCCAGAAGACCTCGACGCCATCCTGGGCATCGTCAGCGAGACTCCCGAGCAGCACGCGTTGGCCGACGAGGCGTCGTCCCGGCTGCGGGCCGCCGTGGCGGAGCTGCCGCGCGAACAGGGGCGCGCCCTGGTGATGGCGGGTATCTACGGAATGACGGCCCAGCAGATCGCCGACTGGGAGAAGATCCCGCTGGGCACCGCCAAAACGCGTATCAGGACAGCGATGGGGAAGCTGCGGACCACGCTCGCGTCTCCGAAGCGAGGCAATGATGTCCAGTGA
- a CDS encoding NADPH-dependent FMN reductase → MSDLKIAVILGSTRPGRNGKVVADWVVDRSGARTGVEYELVDLADYPLPHLDEAIPPAMGQYQGEHTKAWAAKIAEFDGYIFVTPEYNHSTSGVLKNAIDYLYGEWNNKAAAFVSYGSLGGARAIEHLRGVASELQLAHVRQQLSFSLFTDFENFSVFKPGEQHDAAATTLFDQLESWARALKTVRV, encoded by the coding sequence ATGAGTGACCTGAAGATCGCCGTCATCCTCGGCAGCACCCGGCCCGGTCGCAACGGCAAGGTTGTCGCGGACTGGGTGGTGGACCGGTCCGGCGCCCGCACCGGCGTCGAGTACGAGCTGGTCGACCTCGCCGACTACCCGCTGCCCCACCTGGACGAGGCCATTCCGCCGGCCATGGGCCAGTACCAGGGTGAGCACACCAAGGCGTGGGCGGCCAAGATCGCCGAGTTCGACGGATACATCTTCGTGACCCCCGAGTACAACCACTCCACCTCCGGCGTACTCAAGAACGCGATCGACTACCTGTACGGCGAGTGGAACAACAAGGCCGCCGCCTTCGTCTCCTACGGCTCGCTCGGCGGCGCTCGGGCCATCGAGCACCTGCGGGGCGTGGCCAGCGAACTGCAGTTGGCCCACGTACGTCAGCAGCTGTCCTTCTCGCTGTTCACCGACTTCGAGAACTTCTCCGTCTTCAAGCCGGGCGAGCAGCACGACGCTGCCGCGACCACCCTGTTCGACCAGCTCGAGTCCTGGGCCCGCGCCCTCAAGACCGTCCGGGTCTGA
- a CDS encoding MarR family winged helix-turn-helix transcriptional regulator, which produces MPEQPPHPNDQRRWLTPAELKTWQQLGLMMQRLPSALEAQLQQDAHLSYIEYYVLAGLSEQPGHRMRMSDLAIRANSEQSRLSHLISRLERRGFVRREPDPTNGRYTQAILTEAGHAHLAEAAPGHVARVRDLVFDILDPAELNTLRTTAEKINETIDRQEQQANPRKNTAPRQPQQDTTPQ; this is translated from the coding sequence ATGCCTGAACAGCCTCCGCACCCGAACGATCAGCGCCGCTGGCTGACCCCGGCGGAGCTAAAGACATGGCAGCAACTCGGCCTGATGATGCAGAGATTGCCCAGCGCCCTGGAAGCGCAGCTGCAGCAAGACGCGCACCTCAGTTACATCGAGTACTACGTCCTCGCCGGGCTGTCCGAGCAGCCGGGACACCGCATGCGCATGAGCGACCTGGCCATCCGCGCCAACTCCGAACAGTCCCGCCTCTCCCACCTGATCAGCAGGCTGGAACGCCGAGGATTCGTCCGCCGCGAACCCGACCCCACCAACGGCCGCTACACCCAAGCGATCCTGACCGAAGCCGGCCACGCCCACCTCGCCGAAGCCGCCCCAGGACACGTAGCCCGGGTACGCGACCTCGTCTTCGACATCCTCGACCCCGCCGAACTCAACACCCTGCGCACCACCGCCGAGAAAATCAACGAGACGATCGACCGCCAGGAACAGCAGGCCAACCCCCGCAAGAACACCGCCCCTCGGCAACCACAGCAGGACACCACGCCACAATGA
- a CDS encoding FABP family protein gives MFDPAPEYPYPDSHRPDEAPAPHALLEPVLGLLGSWYGRGQGGYPTLTRDFTYAQEVTFSHDGRPFLRYEARAWLLDADDAPLRPSARESGWWRLQPDGRVEALITQPTGIAEIMVGRATDNTVDLSSHEVALAPTAKKVDATRRRYTLADDTLTFDHDLEAVGQPMQHHLSARLRRRG, from the coding sequence GTGTTCGACCCCGCACCGGAGTACCCGTACCCCGACAGCCACCGACCGGACGAGGCGCCCGCACCGCACGCACTGCTCGAGCCCGTGCTCGGCCTCCTGGGCTCCTGGTACGGCCGGGGCCAGGGCGGGTACCCGACCCTCACCAGGGATTTCACGTACGCGCAGGAAGTGACCTTCAGCCATGACGGCCGCCCCTTCCTGCGCTACGAGGCCCGGGCCTGGCTGCTCGACGCCGATGACGCACCGCTGCGTCCGTCGGCCCGGGAGAGCGGCTGGTGGCGGCTCCAGCCCGACGGCCGGGTGGAGGCGCTGATCACCCAGCCCACCGGCATCGCGGAGATCATGGTCGGCCGTGCGACCGACAACACGGTCGACCTGTCCAGCCACGAGGTGGCCCTCGCCCCCACCGCCAAGAAGGTCGACGCCACCCGTCGCCGCTACACACTGGCCGACGACACACTCACGTTCGACCACGACCTCGAGGCGGTCGGTCAGCCCATGCAGCACCATCTCTCGGCACGGCTGCGACGCAGGGGCTAG
- a CDS encoding ABC transporter ATP-binding protein, which produces MVRIPRHVLRRLLSVGEDADAVVAAAPPLPPREVFRRFWPYTRGRRRWLVPLVLFSLIGPLVDAAELWLFKIVVDEVLVPRDLKPFLWIAPTYLGLIVGSGLLGFADDMTSTWVSERFLVALRSDVFRHVQGLSLGFFERRRLGDVLSRVTGDVDAVETFLLSGVADALYQVIRLGVFLGLLLYLQWDLTLLALVIVPLFWRAARHFSRLIKEASRERRRRSGSLSAVAEESLGNVALVQAYNRQGWEERRFERENVGKFHAAMASARIRAVYRPLVETIEVSGALAVMGLGTWKLAQGQLTLGGLLVFLALIGKLYSPIRDLSRLGNSFYAASASAERIIELLDQRPQVVESAHARRIGRARGDIEFDDVSFRYPGTSRWALSGVSFHAAPGETLALVGASGAGKSTVAKLQLRFYDPDQGTVRLDGRDLRDLFLSDVRESVAVVLQETLVFHGTVRENIAYGRPEATEAEIVAAAAAADAHEFIQLLPEGYDTMVGQRGRTLSGGQRQRLAIARAMIRDAPVLLLDEPTTGLDVQSGRRIMDPLRRLMAGRTTIVISHNLLTVRDATRIVVLDGGRVVESGPHDDLLVHGGTYARLHRLHAMTGPAQASSSSPGTVLS; this is translated from the coding sequence ATGGTGCGTATCCCGCGGCACGTTCTGCGACGTCTGCTGTCGGTGGGCGAGGATGCCGATGCCGTGGTGGCGGCCGCGCCACCGTTGCCCCCGCGCGAGGTGTTCCGGCGTTTCTGGCCCTACACACGCGGTCGCCGGCGCTGGCTCGTCCCTCTTGTCCTCTTCAGCCTGATCGGACCCCTCGTCGACGCTGCCGAACTGTGGCTCTTCAAGATCGTGGTGGACGAGGTGCTCGTCCCGCGAGATCTGAAGCCCTTTCTGTGGATCGCGCCGACCTACCTGGGGCTCATCGTCGGCTCCGGCCTTCTGGGGTTCGCCGACGACATGACGTCCACATGGGTCAGCGAGCGCTTCCTCGTGGCCTTGCGCTCCGACGTGTTCCGGCACGTCCAGGGACTGTCACTCGGGTTCTTCGAACGGCGGCGCCTGGGAGACGTGCTGTCGCGTGTCACGGGTGACGTGGACGCCGTCGAGACCTTCCTGCTCTCGGGTGTCGCGGACGCGCTCTACCAGGTGATCCGGCTGGGCGTCTTCCTCGGCCTTCTTCTGTACCTCCAATGGGACCTGACGCTCCTCGCGCTCGTCATCGTGCCGCTGTTCTGGCGCGCCGCCCGGCACTTCTCCCGGCTGATCAAGGAGGCGTCACGGGAGCGCAGACGCCGCAGCGGTTCGCTCAGCGCGGTCGCCGAGGAGTCGTTGGGCAACGTGGCCCTGGTCCAGGCGTACAACCGGCAGGGCTGGGAGGAGCGCCGCTTCGAGCGTGAGAACGTCGGCAAGTTCCACGCCGCGATGGCGTCGGCCCGGATCCGTGCCGTCTACCGACCGCTCGTCGAGACCATAGAGGTGTCCGGCGCCCTCGCCGTCATGGGGCTCGGCACCTGGAAACTGGCGCAGGGCCAGCTCACACTGGGCGGGCTTCTGGTCTTCCTGGCGCTGATCGGCAAGCTCTACAGTCCGATCCGCGACCTCTCCCGCCTCGGCAACAGCTTCTACGCCGCGTCGGCCTCCGCGGAGCGGATCATCGAGTTGCTGGACCAGCGCCCCCAGGTCGTCGAGTCCGCCCACGCCCGGCGGATCGGCCGGGCGCGGGGCGACATCGAGTTCGACGACGTGTCCTTCCGCTATCCCGGTACGTCGCGCTGGGCGCTGTCCGGTGTGTCGTTCCACGCCGCCCCCGGCGAGACCCTGGCACTGGTCGGGGCCAGCGGGGCCGGCAAGTCCACGGTCGCGAAACTGCAGCTCCGCTTCTACGACCCCGATCAGGGCACGGTCCGTCTCGACGGGCGCGATCTGCGGGACCTGTTCCTGTCCGACGTGCGGGAGAGCGTCGCGGTGGTGCTGCAGGAGACGCTCGTCTTCCACGGCACGGTGCGCGAGAACATCGCCTACGGCCGACCCGAGGCGACGGAGGCGGAGATCGTCGCGGCAGCGGCGGCCGCGGACGCCCACGAGTTCATTCAGCTGCTCCCCGAGGGTTACGACACGATGGTCGGCCAGCGCGGTCGGACGCTGTCCGGCGGACAGCGCCAGCGCCTGGCGATCGCGCGCGCGATGATCAGGGACGCGCCCGTACTGCTCCTGGACGAACCGACCACCGGCCTCGACGTACAGTCGGGCCGAAGGATCATGGACCCGCTGCGCCGCCTCATGGCCGGGCGGACGACCATCGTCATCTCGCACAACCTGCTCACCGTCCGTGACGCCACGCGGATCGTGGTGCTCGACGGTGGCCGGGTCGTCGAGTCCGGGCCCCACGACGACCTGCTCGTGCACGGCGGGACGTACGCCCGGCTCCACCGGCTGCACGCGATGACCGGACCCGCCCAGGCGAGCTCCTCGTCACCGGGAACGGTGCTGTCATGA
- a CDS encoding DoxX family membrane protein: protein MSVLPVDTLDHSDSRAFGAGEPGTRLHAHDAGLLLLRLALGLPMASHGAQKLFGWFSGGGVDGTGQFFTSVGYPSGKAMAVMAGLSELLGGLGLALGLLTPLAGAAVVGIMVNAVAVKWGGGFFAPTGVEYELTLAAGAAALALSGPGRLALDAHLPGVRTHRAGYGVAAVALGVLVATIVLLFRA from the coding sequence ATGTCCGTTTTGCCTGTCGACACTCTGGACCACTCCGACTCCCGCGCTTTCGGAGCCGGTGAGCCAGGTACCCGGCTGCACGCCCACGACGCCGGGCTGCTGCTGTTGCGCCTGGCCCTCGGCCTGCCGATGGCGAGCCACGGAGCGCAGAAACTGTTCGGCTGGTTCTCCGGGGGAGGTGTGGACGGTACGGGACAGTTCTTCACCTCCGTTGGTTATCCGTCCGGGAAGGCGATGGCCGTGATGGCAGGGCTGAGCGAACTGCTCGGCGGGCTGGGCCTCGCCCTGGGGCTGCTGACGCCGCTCGCCGGAGCGGCGGTCGTCGGAATCATGGTGAACGCCGTGGCCGTGAAGTGGGGTGGCGGCTTCTTCGCCCCGACGGGTGTGGAGTACGAACTCACCCTTGCCGCAGGGGCGGCGGCCCTGGCCCTCAGCGGGCCCGGCCGCCTCGCTCTCGACGCTCACCTGCCCGGCGTGCGGACGCACCGTGCGGGCTACGGCGTCGCCGCGGTGGCTCTCGGCGTACTCGTGGCCACGATCGTGCTGCTGTTCCGCGCCTGA
- a CDS encoding serine/threonine-protein kinase → MTDAQAEPAPPLAPGTRPVPGYEILGHLARTGWLDLYDSWSEERACRCVIKVLRPDRRDDARLRGRLLREGRWLRTFAHPHLVRAYETFDSPEPLVVLETLTGETLSHLIDRLRRRPAGADVALLGVQLCSAIHYLHGQGVLHLDLKPSNIVVDCGHAKVLDLSVARPPGVAPAGVGTFCYLSPEQARGGRLSAAADVWGIGITLYEVASGDVPFDCDEITDEPYDGGTAQAEDDKATGGRDDWYPQLEASAPPIASRRRLPRALAASIDGCLRDDPSVRPTVPELAAALAAVLPGHRFRVVPT, encoded by the coding sequence ATGACCGATGCTCAGGCAGAACCGGCCCCGCCCCTGGCACCGGGCACCCGTCCGGTTCCGGGCTACGAGATCCTGGGGCACCTGGCGCGCACGGGATGGCTGGACCTGTACGACTCCTGGAGCGAGGAACGGGCCTGCCGCTGCGTCATCAAGGTGCTGCGTCCGGACCGCCGCGACGATGCGCGGCTGCGCGGTCGACTGCTGCGGGAGGGCCGGTGGCTGCGGACCTTCGCCCATCCGCACCTGGTCCGCGCGTACGAGACCTTCGACTCGCCCGAGCCGCTCGTCGTCCTGGAGACGCTCACCGGGGAGACGCTGTCCCACCTCATCGACCGGTTGCGGCGCCGGCCGGCCGGTGCCGACGTGGCACTGCTCGGTGTGCAGCTGTGTTCCGCCATCCACTACCTGCATGGGCAGGGCGTGCTGCATCTGGACCTCAAGCCGTCCAACATCGTGGTGGACTGCGGCCACGCGAAGGTGCTCGACCTCAGCGTGGCGCGGCCGCCCGGGGTCGCTCCTGCCGGGGTGGGCACGTTCTGCTACCTCTCGCCGGAGCAGGCGCGTGGCGGACGGCTGTCGGCCGCTGCCGACGTGTGGGGCATCGGCATCACGCTGTACGAGGTGGCCAGTGGTGACGTGCCGTTCGACTGCGACGAGATCACGGATGAGCCCTACGACGGGGGGACCGCACAGGCGGAGGACGACAAGGCCACAGGGGGCCGGGACGACTGGTATCCGCAGCTGGAGGCGAGCGCCCCGCCGATCGCGTCCCGGCGGCGCCTGCCACGAGCTCTCGCCGCGAGCATCGACGGCTGCCTGCGGGACGACCCGTCTGTCCGGCCCACGGTCCCCGAGCTGGCGGCGGCCCTCGCCGCGGTGTTGCCGGGCCATAGGTTTCGCGTGGTGCCCACCTGA
- a CDS encoding ornithine cyclodeaminase family protein, which yields MTRLLTRSDLQAVLEPVSCMAALRDGFRAAASPIAGQRIRTDLPFPGTATALIPGVLPGIKAYTVKVNAKFPGARPALRGVVCLHSGDDGRLLALMDSATITAWRTGLAAALGTHLLASPASAAGSVLGVIGAGAQAELVMHGLSALRRHREIVIHDSDPDRAHAFASRHDGRLLTSATQVAAAADIVLLATWSRSPLLRLADTRPGQHITSLGADEPGKQELAADLLESALLVVDDRELAATTGALSAAGLAAWAAEATLSEVLRGDHPGRTRATDRSVYAPVGLPWQDLALAWVAYQQAEQHDIGQKIDLLS from the coding sequence ATGACCCGCCTACTGACTCGAAGTGACTTGCAGGCCGTGCTGGAGCCGGTGTCTTGCATGGCTGCGCTGCGCGACGGCTTCCGCGCCGCCGCCTCCCCGATAGCCGGACAAAGAATACGTACTGACCTGCCATTTCCCGGAACGGCCACGGCTCTGATCCCCGGTGTACTGCCTGGCATCAAGGCGTACACGGTGAAAGTCAACGCCAAGTTCCCAGGTGCCCGACCAGCTCTGCGCGGAGTTGTCTGCCTCCACAGCGGTGATGACGGTCGACTTCTCGCGCTGATGGATTCCGCCACCATCACCGCATGGCGCACCGGACTGGCTGCGGCCCTGGGAACCCACCTTCTGGCCAGCCCCGCCTCGGCGGCCGGGTCAGTACTCGGAGTGATCGGCGCAGGCGCGCAGGCCGAGCTCGTGATGCATGGTCTGAGTGCCTTGCGACGGCATCGCGAGATCGTCATTCACGACTCGGATCCGGATCGCGCCCACGCCTTCGCCTCACGCCACGACGGCCGCCTCCTGACATCTGCCACACAGGTCGCCGCAGCCGCTGACATCGTCCTGCTCGCCACCTGGTCACGCTCACCGCTGCTCCGGCTGGCCGATACCCGGCCAGGACAACACATCACAAGCCTAGGAGCCGACGAACCCGGCAAACAGGAACTCGCCGCCGACCTGCTGGAATCTGCACTCCTGGTCGTCGACGACCGGGAACTCGCCGCGACCACAGGCGCGCTGTCGGCCGCCGGCCTTGCGGCCTGGGCTGCCGAGGCCACACTCAGCGAGGTTCTGCGTGGCGACCATCCGGGACGTACCCGCGCGACGGACCGCTCCGTCTACGCGCCTGTCGGACTTCCCTGGCAAGACCTCGCTCTGGCGTGGGTCGCCTACCAGCAGGCAGAGCAGCATGACATCGGACAGAAGATCGACCTGCTCTCCTGA
- a CDS encoding aminobutyraldehyde dehydrogenase, translated as MADPARPRTVLNHIGGKDLPAASGATLRLVDPVTGQTGGAAPLSGPEDVDAACRAARDAFDTWSTTTPAQRQTALLHLADAMERRTDALVAAEVGDTGKPRTLFKADELPAILDTVRYFAGAARNLPGAAAAEYTPGRTSVLRREPVGVCAQITPWNYPLMMAVWKIAPALAAGNTVVLKPSDTTPSSAALLARIAAEHLPPGVLNVVCGDRDTGRALVAHPDVRLVAVTGSVRAGQEIAAAAAADLKRLHLELGGNAPVVVHDDADLDDAVEQLSSLAFYNAGQDCTAATRILVNRRVHDAFLEAFARRAVLQVPGGPEEEDADFGPLNSCAQLDSVRGLLARLPAHAQVVTGGSALTRPGFFHQATVVAGVRQKDEIVQSEVFGPVVTVQPFADEAEAFRMANGVPQGLAASVWTRDHDRAMRAGRALNTGIVWVNTHGTTVSEMPHGGVRHSGYGSDLSLTGLLDYTQVKHVML; from the coding sequence GTGGCTGACCCCGCCCGCCCCAGGACCGTCCTCAACCACATCGGCGGGAAGGACCTGCCCGCCGCCTCCGGAGCCACACTGCGCCTGGTCGACCCCGTGACCGGGCAGACCGGCGGCGCGGCTCCGCTGTCAGGCCCCGAGGACGTCGACGCGGCATGCCGGGCGGCCCGGGACGCCTTCGACACTTGGTCGACCACCACCCCGGCGCAACGGCAGACGGCGTTGCTGCACCTCGCCGACGCCATGGAACGGCGGACGGACGCCCTGGTGGCCGCCGAGGTCGGCGACACCGGCAAGCCGCGGACCCTGTTCAAGGCCGACGAACTGCCCGCGATCCTAGACACCGTGCGCTACTTCGCCGGTGCCGCCCGGAACCTGCCGGGCGCCGCGGCCGCCGAGTACACCCCGGGCCGCACCTCGGTGCTGCGCCGCGAACCCGTCGGCGTGTGCGCCCAGATCACCCCCTGGAACTACCCGCTGATGATGGCCGTGTGGAAGATCGCCCCCGCGCTCGCCGCAGGCAACACCGTCGTCCTCAAACCGTCCGACACCACCCCGTCCTCCGCCGCGCTGCTCGCCCGTATCGCCGCCGAGCACCTGCCGCCGGGCGTGCTCAACGTGGTGTGCGGCGACCGCGACACCGGGCGCGCTCTGGTCGCCCACCCGGACGTGCGGCTGGTCGCCGTCACGGGCAGCGTCCGGGCGGGGCAGGAGATCGCCGCCGCGGCGGCGGCCGACCTCAAACGGCTCCACCTGGAACTCGGCGGCAACGCACCCGTGGTGGTGCACGACGACGCCGATCTCGACGACGCCGTGGAGCAGTTGTCCTCGCTGGCGTTCTACAACGCGGGCCAGGACTGCACGGCCGCCACGAGGATCCTCGTCAACCGCCGTGTCCACGACGCCTTTCTGGAGGCGTTCGCCCGCCGGGCCGTGCTCCAGGTGCCCGGCGGCCCCGAGGAGGAGGACGCCGACTTCGGCCCCCTCAACAGTTGTGCCCAACTCGACTCGGTACGGGGCCTGTTGGCCCGACTGCCCGCACACGCCCAAGTCGTCACGGGTGGATCCGCTCTGACCCGCCCCGGGTTCTTCCATCAGGCCACCGTCGTCGCCGGGGTGCGGCAGAAGGACGAGATCGTGCAGAGCGAGGTGTTCGGGCCGGTGGTGACCGTCCAGCCGTTCGCCGACGAGGCGGAGGCCTTCCGCATGGCCAACGGGGTGCCACAAGGGCTCGCCGCCAGTGTCTGGACGCGCGACCACGACCGGGCGATGCGCGCGGGCCGCGCGCTGAACACGGGGATCGTGTGGGTCAACACCCACGGCACCACGGTGTCGGAGATGCCACACGGCGGAGTACGCCACTCCGGCTACGGCAGCGACCTCTCCCTCACCGGCCTGCTCGACTACACCCAGGTCAAGCACGTCATGCTATGA